A single genomic interval of Spinacia oleracea cultivar Varoflay chromosome 6, BTI_SOV_V1, whole genome shotgun sequence harbors:
- the LOC110792513 gene encoding double-stranded RNA-binding protein 1 isoform X2 produces MEATQVNASNGFEDGVESVGLSDQLTEVPAGVGPTAEMKFDLCTDVSTSFENKKQSIPRDQHSQDSSMHLGISCDPRVQVSASDSGVSNCYVFKSQLQEYAQKVGFPTPVYETIKDGPSHEPSFKSTVVVNGARYESLPGFFNRKAAEQSAAEIALMDLSKSGDTKHSIAVPVHETGLCKNLLQEYAQKMNYAIPTYICHKDDDTPGKKSSFYCTVEIGGIKYIGASARNKKEAEIKVARTALLAIRSSRTVESQDIDGKPKYTVVPGKRKMPEKGETDKVKKKPKKFRFKKSKLNQTGIMGVLVSNDVSTPLVLQHALSNAQIPNHEQNPQFFPSSDQDIEFMNNNQLNRKSSVVKDVSVPEVDVVDCSHNQVTVSGSQVDDHGNTCSAQSAIRNHDVSDVIPVTEAPPSVQSYEENNDQGVSEVIPVINAPFSGQLDALPANVEVSQDDRATAVADTENNSCTNVPSD; encoded by the exons AGTTAACTGAAGTACCAGCAGGTGTGGGACCTACGGCTGAGATGAAGTTTGATTTATGCACTGACGTAAGTACATCTTTTGAGAATAAGAAGCAAAGTATTCCAAGGGATCAGCATTCGCAAGACTCTTCTATGCATCTGGGTATTAGTTGTGACCCCAGGGTGCAAGTTTCCGCATCCGATTCGG GTGTCTCAAATTGCTATGTATTCAAGAGCCAGTTACAAGAATATGCGCAAAAGGTTGGTTTCCCAACGCCTGTGTACGAGACAATTAAAGATGGCCCTTCACACGAGCCTTCTTTCAAGTCGACTGTGGTAGTAAATGGTGCAAGATATGAATCACTGCCCGGGTTCTTCAATCGTAAGGCAGCGGAGCAATCAGCGGCCGAAATTGCATTAATGGATTTGTCAAAGAGTGGGGATACAAAACATTCAATTGCTGTGCCTGTG CATGAGACGGGTTTGTGCAAGAATTTGCTCCAGGAATATGCGCAGAAGATGAATTACGCAATTCCTACATACATATGCCACAAGGATGATGATACCCCTGGTAAGAAGTCATCCTTTTATTGTACGGTTGAGATAGGAGGTATTAAATACATTGGTGCTTCAGCTAGAAACAAAAAAGAAGCCGAGATTAAAGTTGCAAGGACTGCCCTACTTGCAATTCGGTCAAGTCGTACTGTTGAGAGTCAAGATATTGACGGTAAACCTAAGTATACAGTTGTCCCGGGCAAAAGAAAGATGCCAGAGAAAGGGGAGACTGACAAGGTGAAGAAGAAGCCAAAGAAATTCCGGTTTAAGAAGTCTAAGCTTAACCAAACTGGGATTATGGGTGTTTTGGTCAGTAATGATGTAAGCACTCCTTTAGTTCTGCAACATGCCTTGTCTAATGCCCAAATACCAAATCATGAACAAAATCCCCAATTTTTCCCAAGTTCAGATCAGGATATTGAGTTCATGAATAATAACCAGCTTAATAGAAAATCATCTGTTGTCAAAGATGTTTCTGTTCCTGAAGTTGACGTAGTTGACTGTAGCCATAATCAAGTGACTGTTTCTGGTTCTCAAGTGGATGATCATGGAAACACTTGTTCTGCACAGTCTGCTATCAGAAACCACGATGTGAGTGACGTTATTCCCGTGACAGAGGCTCCACCCTCTGTGCAGTCATATGAAGAGAACAATGATCAAGGTGTTAGTGAAGTCATCCCTGTGATAAATGCTCCATTTTCTGGGCAGTTGGATGCATTACCTGCAAATGTTGAGGTTAGTCAGGATGATCGAGCCACTGCTGTAGCGGATACAGAAAACAATTCGTGCACGAATGTACCTTCTGACTGA
- the LOC110792513 gene encoding double-stranded RNA-binding protein 1 isoform X1, giving the protein MEATQVNASNGFEDGVESVGLSDQLTEVPAGVGPTAEMKFDLCTDVSTSFENKKQSIPRDQHSQDSSMHLGISCDPRVQVSASDSVGVSNCYVFKSQLQEYAQKVGFPTPVYETIKDGPSHEPSFKSTVVVNGARYESLPGFFNRKAAEQSAAEIALMDLSKSGDTKHSIAVPVHETGLCKNLLQEYAQKMNYAIPTYICHKDDDTPGKKSSFYCTVEIGGIKYIGASARNKKEAEIKVARTALLAIRSSRTVESQDIDGKPKYTVVPGKRKMPEKGETDKVKKKPKKFRFKKSKLNQTGIMGVLVSNDVSTPLVLQHALSNAQIPNHEQNPQFFPSSDQDIEFMNNNQLNRKSSVVKDVSVPEVDVVDCSHNQVTVSGSQVDDHGNTCSAQSAIRNHDVSDVIPVTEAPPSVQSYEENNDQGVSEVIPVINAPFSGQLDALPANVEVSQDDRATAVADTENNSCTNVPSD; this is encoded by the exons AGTTAACTGAAGTACCAGCAGGTGTGGGACCTACGGCTGAGATGAAGTTTGATTTATGCACTGACGTAAGTACATCTTTTGAGAATAAGAAGCAAAGTATTCCAAGGGATCAGCATTCGCAAGACTCTTCTATGCATCTGGGTATTAGTTGTGACCCCAGGGTGCAAGTTTCCGCATCCGATTCGG TAGGTGTCTCAAATTGCTATGTATTCAAGAGCCAGTTACAAGAATATGCGCAAAAGGTTGGTTTCCCAACGCCTGTGTACGAGACAATTAAAGATGGCCCTTCACACGAGCCTTCTTTCAAGTCGACTGTGGTAGTAAATGGTGCAAGATATGAATCACTGCCCGGGTTCTTCAATCGTAAGGCAGCGGAGCAATCAGCGGCCGAAATTGCATTAATGGATTTGTCAAAGAGTGGGGATACAAAACATTCAATTGCTGTGCCTGTG CATGAGACGGGTTTGTGCAAGAATTTGCTCCAGGAATATGCGCAGAAGATGAATTACGCAATTCCTACATACATATGCCACAAGGATGATGATACCCCTGGTAAGAAGTCATCCTTTTATTGTACGGTTGAGATAGGAGGTATTAAATACATTGGTGCTTCAGCTAGAAACAAAAAAGAAGCCGAGATTAAAGTTGCAAGGACTGCCCTACTTGCAATTCGGTCAAGTCGTACTGTTGAGAGTCAAGATATTGACGGTAAACCTAAGTATACAGTTGTCCCGGGCAAAAGAAAGATGCCAGAGAAAGGGGAGACTGACAAGGTGAAGAAGAAGCCAAAGAAATTCCGGTTTAAGAAGTCTAAGCTTAACCAAACTGGGATTATGGGTGTTTTGGTCAGTAATGATGTAAGCACTCCTTTAGTTCTGCAACATGCCTTGTCTAATGCCCAAATACCAAATCATGAACAAAATCCCCAATTTTTCCCAAGTTCAGATCAGGATATTGAGTTCATGAATAATAACCAGCTTAATAGAAAATCATCTGTTGTCAAAGATGTTTCTGTTCCTGAAGTTGACGTAGTTGACTGTAGCCATAATCAAGTGACTGTTTCTGGTTCTCAAGTGGATGATCATGGAAACACTTGTTCTGCACAGTCTGCTATCAGAAACCACGATGTGAGTGACGTTATTCCCGTGACAGAGGCTCCACCCTCTGTGCAGTCATATGAAGAGAACAATGATCAAGGTGTTAGTGAAGTCATCCCTGTGATAAATGCTCCATTTTCTGGGCAGTTGGATGCATTACCTGCAAATGTTGAGGTTAGTCAGGATGATCGAGCCACTGCTGTAGCGGATACAGAAAACAATTCGTGCACGAATGTACCTTCTGACTGA